One region of Hemiscyllium ocellatum isolate sHemOce1 chromosome 32, sHemOce1.pat.X.cur, whole genome shotgun sequence genomic DNA includes:
- the LOC132830699 gene encoding polycomb complex protein BMI-1-like → MHRTTRIKITELNPHLMCALCGGYFIDATTIIECLHSFCKTCIVRYLETNKYCPICDVQVHKTRPLLSIRADKTLQDIVYKLVPGLFKDEMKRRRDFYAAHPSADVTNGSNEDRGEVTEEEKRIITDDEIISLSLEFYEGNKSEKKEVPQTEDTDKANSVRYLRCPAAMTVMHLGKFLRNKMDIPSNFRIDVMYEDEPLKDYYTLMDIAYIYTWRRNGPLPLKYKVQPACKRLKLSHPNEDFANTSIHSESDSVSDKGSPAAVASTSSSLPSPGTPAVSPNPQYPAAAASVVNGNTNCHQMPPSVGRGRKVTVNGSAAPASC, encoded by the exons ATGCACAGAACCACTCGGATCAAAATCACAGAACTCAACCCTCACCTGATGTGTGCGCTGTGCGGGGGATATTTCATAGACGCCACAACCATCATTGAATGTCTACACTCAT TTTGTAAAACTTGTATCGTTCGCTACTTGGAGACCAACAAATACTGTCCGATATGTGACGTACAGGTTCACAAAACTAGACCCCTCCTTAGCATCAG GGCCGATAAAACGTTACAAGACATAGTTTATAAATTAGTTCCGGGGCTTTTTAAAG ATGAGATGAAGAGGCGGAGAGACTTCTATGCAGCCCATCCCTCCGCAGATG TCACAAATGGTTCAAACGAAGATCGCGGGGAAGTCACAGAAGAGGAGAAGAGAATTATTACAGATGACGAAATAATTAGTTTGTCTTTAGAGTTTTACGAGGGCAACAA ATCAGAAAAGAAAGAGGTGCCGCAGACTGAAGATACAGATAAG GCTAACAGTGTACGGTATCTGCGGTGTCCCGCTGCAATGACGGTGATGCATTTGGGAAAATTTCTAAGGAATAAAATGGATATTCCCAGCAATTTCCGA ATTGACGTTATGTATGAAGATGAACCCCTCAAAGACTACTACACACTCATGGATATAGCGTATATTTATACATGGAGACGG AATGGTCCTTTGCCTCTGAAATACAAGGTCCAGCCTGCCTGCAAACGGTTAAAACTCAGTCACCCGAATGAGGACTTCGCTAACACCAGCATACACTCGGAGAGTGACTCAGTGAGTGACAAAGGCAGCCCAGCCGCCGTGGCCTCCACATCATCGTCGCTGCCGAGCCCCGGCACACCGGCAGTGTCTCCCAACCCGCAGTATCCAGCCGCAGCTGCCTCGGTCGTGAACGGCAACACAAACTGTCACCAGATGCCTCCATCTGTCGGTagaggccgcaaagtgactgTTAACGGCTCGGCCGCCCCGGCTTCCTGCTGA